Proteins encoded within one genomic window of Pygocentrus nattereri isolate fPygNat1 chromosome 11, fPygNat1.pri, whole genome shotgun sequence:
- the kif3a gene encoding kinesin-like protein KIF3A isoform X2 translates to MPSNKLDKPEKVEVSDNVKVVVRCRPLNQKEKMMGHKQSVSVDEMRGTITVNKLETPNEPPKTFTFDTVFGPDSKQLDVYNLTARPIIDSVLEGYNGTIFAYGQTGTGKTFTMEGVRAVPELRGIIPNSFAHIFGHIAKAEGDTRFLVRVSYLEIYNEEVRDLLGKDQMQRLEVKERPDVGVYIKDLSGYVVNNADDMDRIMTLGHKNRSVGATNMNEHSSRSHAIFTITIECSEKGVDGNQHVRMGKLHLVDLAGSERQGKTGATGQRLKEATKINLSLSTLGNVISALVDGKSTHVPYRNSKLTRLLQDSLGGNSKTMMCANIGPADYNYDETISTLRYANRAKNIKNKARINEDPKDALLRQFQKEIEELKRKLEEGEEISGSDGSGSEEMDEGEDEAGNGGERPRKRRGKKKVSPGKMVEMQAKIEEERKALEAKLDMEEEERNKARAELEKREKDLLKAQQEHHLLLEKLSALEKKVIVGGVDLLAKAEEQEKLLEESNNELEERRKRAEQLRKELEEKEQERLDIEEKYTSLQEEAQGKTKKLKKVWTMLMAAKSEMADLQQEHHREIEGLLENIRQLSRELRLQMLIIDNFIPQEYQEMIENYVHWNEDIGEWQLKCVAYTGNNMRKQTPVPDKKEKDPFEVDLSHVYLAYTEESMRQSLMKLERPRTSKGSKSRPKTGRRKRSSRPDTVIDSLLQ, encoded by the exons ATGCCG AGCAACAAGCTTGATAAACCAGAAAAGGTAGAGGTCAGTGATAACGTCAAGGTGGTGGTGCGATGTCGGCCCCTCAaccagaaagagaaaatgatggGACACAAACAGTCTGTCAGTGTGGATGAAATGCGAGgaaccatcactgtgaacaagcTTGAGACGCCCAATGAGCCACCAAAGACCTTCACGTTCGACACAGTGTTTGGTCCAGACAGCAAACAGCTGGATGTCTACAATCTAACAGCCCGGCCAATTATTGATTCTGTGTTAGAGGGATACAATG GAACCATATTTGCCTATGGTCAAACAGGCACTGGGAAGACATTCACCATGGAGGGAGTGAGGGCGGTACCTGAGCTCCGAGGCATCATACCAAATTCATTTGCTCACATCTTTGGCCACATCGCTAAAGCAGAGGGAGACACTAG GTTTTTGGTTAGAGTTTCTTACTTGGAAATCTACAATGAGGAAGTGAGGGACTTGTTGGGGAAAGACCAGATGCAGAGGCTGGAG GTGAAAGAAAGGCCGGACGTGGGTGTCTACATCAAAGACCTTTCGGGCTATGTTGTGAACAATGCAGATGACATGGATAGAATTATGACTCTTGGCCACAAAAACC GTTCTGTAGGTGCGACCAATATGAATGAGCACAGCTCCCGCTCTCATGCCATATTCACCATCACTATCGAGTGCAGCGAGAAGGGCGTTGATGGAAACCAGCACGTGCGCATGGGCAAACTGCACCTGGTGGATCTCGCG GGGTCTGAGAGGCAGGGGAAGACGGGTGCCACTGGACAACGTCTTAAAGAGGCCACGAAGATCAACCTGTCCCTGTCCACCCTGGGAAACGTCATCTCAGCTTTAGTGGATGGGAAGAGCACACACGTGCCCTACAGGAACTCCAAACTCACCCGCCTGCTGCAGGACTCTCTGGGAGGAAACTCTAAAACCATGATG TGTGCAAATATTGGGCCAGCAGACTACAACTATGATGAGACCATTAGCACCTTGCGCTATGCTAACCGTGCAAAGAACATCAAGAATAAGGCCAGAATCAATGAAGACCCCAAAGATGCACTACTACGCCAGTTTCAGAAGGAAATTGAAGAGCTCAAGAGAAAGCTGGAAGAAG GAGAAGAAATCTCAGGGTCAGATGGCAGCGGATCTGAAGAGATGGATGAAGGGGAGGATGAAGCTGGAAACGGAGGAGAGAGGCCCAGAAAACGACGAG GGAAGAAGAAAGTATCACCTGGCAAGATGGTGGAGATGCAGGCGAAGATCGAAGAGGAACGCAAGGCCCTGGAGGCTAAGCTGGacatggaggaggaggagcgaAACAAGGCACGGGCAGAgctggagaaaagagaaaaagatctACTCAAAGCACA ACAAGAGCACCACTTACTGCTTGAAAAGCTGTCTGCTCTGGAGAAGAAGGTTATCGTTGGAGGAGTTGACTTGCTGGCCAAGGCAGAAGAGCAGGAGAAGCTTCTAGAAGAGTCCAACAATGAGCTGGAGGAGAGACGGAAGAGGGCCGAGCAGCTCCGCAAAGAACTGGAAGAGAAGGAG CAAGAGCGTTTGGATATTGAGGAGAAGTACACCAGTTTGCAGGAAGAGGCCCAAGGCAAAACCAAGAAATTAAAGAAGGTCTGGACCATGTTGATGGCAGCAAAGTCAGAG ATGGCAGACCTGCAACAGGAGCATCACAGAGAGATCGAGGGGCTGTTGGAAAACATCCGCCAGCTTAGTAGAGAGCTCCGTCTGCAGATGCTTATCATCGACAACTTTATTCCTCAAGAATATCAG GAAATGATTGAGAATTATGTACACTGGAATGAAGACATCGGCGAGTGGCAACTG AAATGTGTGGCCTATACTGGCAACAACATGAGAAAACAAACTCCAGTGCCagacaagaaagaaaaggaT CCATTTGAAGTGGACCTCTCTCACGTGTACCTTGCCTACACGGAGGAGAGCATGCGCCAATCTCTGATGAAGCTGGAGAGGCCCAGGACCTCGAAGGGTAGCAAGTCCAGGCCTAAGACTGGTCGCAG GAAGCGTTCATCCAGGCCAGATACGGTGATCGATTCCCTTCTGCAGTGA
- the kif3a gene encoding kinesin-like protein KIF3A isoform X1 — protein sequence MPSNKLDKPEKVEVSDNVKVVVRCRPLNQKEKMMGHKQSVSVDEMRGTITVNKLETPNEPPKTFTFDTVFGPDSKQLDVYNLTARPIIDSVLEGYNGTIFAYGQTGTGKTFTMEGVRAVPELRGIIPNSFAHIFGHIAKAEGDTRFLVRVSYLEIYNEEVRDLLGKDQMQRLEVKERPDVGVYIKDLSGYVVNNADDMDRIMTLGHKNRSVGATNMNEHSSRSHAIFTITIECSEKGVDGNQHVRMGKLHLVDLAGSERQGKTGATGQRLKEATKINLSLSTLGNVISALVDGKSTHVPYRNSKLTRLLQDSLGGNSKTMMCANIGPADYNYDETISTLRYANRAKNIKNKARINEDPKDALLRQFQKEIEELKRKLEEGEEISGSDGSGSEEMDEGEDEAGNGGERPRKRRDSGSSSSTGSACSVAQRSEGKAQTRKKKVSPGKMVEMQAKIEEERKALEAKLDMEEEERNKARAELEKREKDLLKAQQEHHLLLEKLSALEKKVIVGGVDLLAKAEEQEKLLEESNNELEERRKRAEQLRKELEEKEQERLDIEEKYTSLQEEAQGKTKKLKKVWTMLMAAKSEMADLQQEHHREIEGLLENIRQLSRELRLQMLIIDNFIPQEYQEMIENYVHWNEDIGEWQLKCVAYTGNNMRKQTPVPDKKEKDPFEVDLSHVYLAYTEESMRQSLMKLERPRTSKGSKSRPKTGRRKRSSRPDTVIDSLLQ from the exons ATGCCG AGCAACAAGCTTGATAAACCAGAAAAGGTAGAGGTCAGTGATAACGTCAAGGTGGTGGTGCGATGTCGGCCCCTCAaccagaaagagaaaatgatggGACACAAACAGTCTGTCAGTGTGGATGAAATGCGAGgaaccatcactgtgaacaagcTTGAGACGCCCAATGAGCCACCAAAGACCTTCACGTTCGACACAGTGTTTGGTCCAGACAGCAAACAGCTGGATGTCTACAATCTAACAGCCCGGCCAATTATTGATTCTGTGTTAGAGGGATACAATG GAACCATATTTGCCTATGGTCAAACAGGCACTGGGAAGACATTCACCATGGAGGGAGTGAGGGCGGTACCTGAGCTCCGAGGCATCATACCAAATTCATTTGCTCACATCTTTGGCCACATCGCTAAAGCAGAGGGAGACACTAG GTTTTTGGTTAGAGTTTCTTACTTGGAAATCTACAATGAGGAAGTGAGGGACTTGTTGGGGAAAGACCAGATGCAGAGGCTGGAG GTGAAAGAAAGGCCGGACGTGGGTGTCTACATCAAAGACCTTTCGGGCTATGTTGTGAACAATGCAGATGACATGGATAGAATTATGACTCTTGGCCACAAAAACC GTTCTGTAGGTGCGACCAATATGAATGAGCACAGCTCCCGCTCTCATGCCATATTCACCATCACTATCGAGTGCAGCGAGAAGGGCGTTGATGGAAACCAGCACGTGCGCATGGGCAAACTGCACCTGGTGGATCTCGCG GGGTCTGAGAGGCAGGGGAAGACGGGTGCCACTGGACAACGTCTTAAAGAGGCCACGAAGATCAACCTGTCCCTGTCCACCCTGGGAAACGTCATCTCAGCTTTAGTGGATGGGAAGAGCACACACGTGCCCTACAGGAACTCCAAACTCACCCGCCTGCTGCAGGACTCTCTGGGAGGAAACTCTAAAACCATGATG TGTGCAAATATTGGGCCAGCAGACTACAACTATGATGAGACCATTAGCACCTTGCGCTATGCTAACCGTGCAAAGAACATCAAGAATAAGGCCAGAATCAATGAAGACCCCAAAGATGCACTACTACGCCAGTTTCAGAAGGAAATTGAAGAGCTCAAGAGAAAGCTGGAAGAAG GAGAAGAAATCTCAGGGTCAGATGGCAGCGGATCTGAAGAGATGGATGAAGGGGAGGATGAAGCTGGAAACGGAGGAGAGAGGCCCAGAAAACGACGAG acagtggcagcagcagtagtacaggTTCTGCCTGCTCTGTAGCTCAGCGCTCTGAGGGGAAAGCTCAGACTA GGAAGAAGAAAGTATCACCTGGCAAGATGGTGGAGATGCAGGCGAAGATCGAAGAGGAACGCAAGGCCCTGGAGGCTAAGCTGGacatggaggaggaggagcgaAACAAGGCACGGGCAGAgctggagaaaagagaaaaagatctACTCAAAGCACA ACAAGAGCACCACTTACTGCTTGAAAAGCTGTCTGCTCTGGAGAAGAAGGTTATCGTTGGAGGAGTTGACTTGCTGGCCAAGGCAGAAGAGCAGGAGAAGCTTCTAGAAGAGTCCAACAATGAGCTGGAGGAGAGACGGAAGAGGGCCGAGCAGCTCCGCAAAGAACTGGAAGAGAAGGAG CAAGAGCGTTTGGATATTGAGGAGAAGTACACCAGTTTGCAGGAAGAGGCCCAAGGCAAAACCAAGAAATTAAAGAAGGTCTGGACCATGTTGATGGCAGCAAAGTCAGAG ATGGCAGACCTGCAACAGGAGCATCACAGAGAGATCGAGGGGCTGTTGGAAAACATCCGCCAGCTTAGTAGAGAGCTCCGTCTGCAGATGCTTATCATCGACAACTTTATTCCTCAAGAATATCAG GAAATGATTGAGAATTATGTACACTGGAATGAAGACATCGGCGAGTGGCAACTG AAATGTGTGGCCTATACTGGCAACAACATGAGAAAACAAACTCCAGTGCCagacaagaaagaaaaggaT CCATTTGAAGTGGACCTCTCTCACGTGTACCTTGCCTACACGGAGGAGAGCATGCGCCAATCTCTGATGAAGCTGGAGAGGCCCAGGACCTCGAAGGGTAGCAAGTCCAGGCCTAAGACTGGTCGCAG GAAGCGTTCATCCAGGCCAGATACGGTGATCGATTCCCTTCTGCAGTGA